A genomic region of Gadus macrocephalus chromosome 5, ASM3116895v1 contains the following coding sequences:
- the dcaf5 gene encoding DDB1- and CUL4-associated factor 5: MQQSRESADRQPSHVDGGTVGEVRRKGKMKELKGCGMRSCLGFLSQRRLRGQPLMKEDFQRRRLAGCTSLFKKDLLGHFGCVNAIEFSNNGGDWLVSGGDDRRVLLWHMEKAIHGRTKPVKLKGEHLSNIFCLAFDSTNTKVFSGGNDEQVILHDVERGETLNVFLHIDAVYSLSVSPVNDNVFASSSDDGRVLIWDTREPPTGEPFCLASYPSAFHSVMFNPVEPRLLATANSKEGVGLWDIRKPRSSLLRYGGNMSLQSAMSVRFNSTGTQLLALRRRLPPVLYELHSRLPSYQFDNQGYFNSCTMKSCCFAGDKDQYILSGSDDFNLYMWKIPKDPAAGRVVNGAFMILKGHRSIVNQVRFNPHTYMICSSGVEKVIKLWSPYQQPDSLGDLEGRVEDRSRSLYTHEEYISLVLNSGSGLSHDYVSQSIQEDPRMMAFFDSLVRREIEGWSSDSDSYLSDGAILQLHARGRRSTRPAATAAAASVASAAIAAAVAAATATSAAAAAAGNAASSSAAAGRHGSNDNAAGGGSSSSSSLVGPDASGGEEPVAVEGAGRQRRRGRRQRHHSGFLLDLVNEDSDSSEFWLDPMPRPHSPSPRGNAALTSTPSSSPSVPGGGASSSSSSSSSSSSSSSSSSSSSSSSDGGAQQRQRLRNAKRGVLRRRRLLAAARAGERSDSAQALFSALDSCGYPEITVEDPASAGSSSSSSSSSSSSGEEQRRARRRRKRRRRAGSRGEDGPLSPSDFVCSSPVMSPRSPGGDLLLLHHHHHHQPPRPGDDEEEEEGGGGPRPRSRAGVRASGASRGALESSDSMEECVGVRGAVNITRVSPCPVSPGMNGQHRTPLSDLGPGGSAGPDPGGPREEEMGVRLQKEEGPSSSRAPAQSTLKRTYTCAREGEAGASPTEKKTKT, translated from the exons ATGCAACAGAGCCGCGAGAGCGCCGACAGACAGCCGAGCCATGTCGACGGGGGAACAGTAGGAGAGGTTCGCAGGAAGGGGAAAATGAAGGAGCTGAAGGGATGCGGTATGCGCTCTTGCCTGGGCTTTCTGTCCCAGAGACGGCTCCGTGGACAGCCCCTGATGAAGGAGGACTTCCAGAGACGCAGGCTGGCCGGCTGCACAAGTCTCTTCAAGAAGGACCTGCTGGGACACTTCGGCTGTGTCAACGCCATTGAGTTCTCCAACAACGGAGGGGACTGGTTGGTGTCCG GTGGAGACGACCGGCGTGTGCTCCTATGGCACATGGAGAAAGCCATCCATGGGCGCACCAAGCCTGTCAAACTGAAAGGAGAGCACCTGTCCAACATCTTCTGCCTGGCCTTCGACAGCACCAACACCAAAGTGTTCTCTGGAG GAAATGACGAGCAGGTGATCCTACACGACGTGGAGAG GGGGGAGACGCTGAACGTGTTCCTGCACATCGACGCTGTGTACAGCCTGTCCGTCAGCCCCGTCAACGACAACGTGTTCGCCAGCTCGTCGGACGACGGCCGCGTCCTCATCTGGGACACCCGCGAGCCGCCGACCGGGG AGCCCTTCTGTTTGGCCAGCTACCCGTCCGCCTTCCACAGCGTCATGTTCAACCCCGTGGAGCCCCGCCTCCTCGCCACCGCCAACTCCAAGGAAGGCGTCGGCCTCTGGGACATCCGGAAGCCCCGCAG CTCCCTGCTCCGCTACGGCGGGAACATGTCCCTGCAGAGCGCCATGAGCGTGCGCTTCAACAGCACGGGCACCCAGCTGCTGGCGCTGCGGCGCCGCCTGCCGCCCGTCCTCTACGAGCTGCACTCCCGCCTGCCCAGCTACCAGTTCGACAACCAGGGCTACTTCAACTCCTGCACCATGAAGAGCTGCTGCTTCGCCGGCGACAAGGACCAG TACATCCTGTCGGGATCTGATGACTTCAACCTCTACATGTGGAAGATCCCTAAAGACCCTGCGGCTG GCCGGGTGGTGAACGGGGCCTTCATGATCCTCAAAGGCCACCGCTCCATCGTCAACCAGGTCCGCTTCAACCCCCACACCTACATGATCTGCTCCTCGGGCGTGGAGAAGGTCATCAAG CTGTGGAGCCCCTACCAGCAGCCCGACAGCCTGGGGGACCTGGAGGGGCGCGTGGAGGACCGGTCCCGCTCCCTCTACACCCACGAGGAGTACATCAGCCTGGTGCTGAACAGCGGCAGCGGCCTGTCCCACGACTACGTCAGCCAGTCCATCCAGGAGGACCCGCGCATGATGGCCTTCTTCGACTCGCTGGTCCGCCGCGAGATCGAGGGCTGGAGCTCCGACTCGGACAGCTACCTGAGCGACGGCGCCATCCTGCAGCTGCACGCCCGCGGCCGCCGCTCCACGCGGCCCGCCGccacggccgccgccgccagcgtGGCGAGCGCCGCcatcgccgccgccgtcgctgcCGCCACGGcgacctccgccgccgccgccgccgcgggcaACGCCGCCtcgtcctccgccgccgccggtcGCCACGGCAGCAACGACAACGCCGCCGGAGGGGGGAGCTCGTCGTCGTCCTCGCTAGTGGGGCCGGACGCCTCCGGAGGGGAGGAgccggtggcggtggagggggcggggcgtcagaggaggcggggccggcGGCAGCGGCACCACTCGGGGTTCCTCCTGGACCTGGTGAACGAGGACTCGGACTCCAGCGAGTTCTGGCTGGACCCCATGCCCCGCCCCCACTCGCCCAGCCCCCGGGGGAACGCCGCCCTGACCAGCacccccagctcctccccctcggtgcccggggggggggcgtcgtcctccagctcttcctcctccagctcctcgtcctcctcgtcctcctcctcctcctcctcgtccagcaGCGACGGGGGGGCGCAGCAGAGGCAGCGGCTCCGCAACGCCAAGCGCGGCGTGCTGCGCCGGCGCCGCCTGCTGGCCGCCGCACGCGCCGGCGAGCGCTCCGACTCCGCCCAGGCGCTGTTCTCGGCGCTGGACTCCTGCGGCTACCCGGAGATCACCGTGGAGGACCCGGCGTCCGCGGgctcgtcgtcctcgtcctcctcctcttcctcctccagcggGGAGGAGCAGCGgcgggcccggaggcggcggaaGAGGAGGCGCCGGGCGGGCTCCCGCGGGGAGGACGGACCCCTCAGCCCGTCGGACTTTGTGTGCTCCAGTCCGGTCATGTCCCCGCGGAGCCCGGGGggcgacctcctcctcctccaccatcaccaccaccaccagcccccccgcccgggggacgacgaggaggaggaggagggcggggggggccccAGGCCGCGCTCCCGGGCCGGGGTCCGGGCCAGCGGGGCCAGCAGGGGGGCCCTGGAGAGCTCGGACAGCATGGAGGAGTGTGTCGGCGTGCGGGGCGCCGTGAACATTACCCGGGTGTCCCCGTGCCCCGTGAGCCCCGGGATGAACGGGCAGCACCGGACACCCCTGTCGGACCTGGGCCCCGGGGGCTCTGCGGGGCCGGACCCCGGGGgccccagggaggaggagatgggcgtCAGGCTCCAGAAGGAGGAGGGCCCCTCCTCTTCCAGAGCCCCAGCACAGAGCACTCTGAAACGGACGTACACCTGCGCCCGGGAGGGCGAGGCGGGGGCTTCCCCTACGGAGAAAAAGACTAAGACTTga